The Listeria welshimeri serovar 6b str. SLCC5334 genome has a window encoding:
- a CDS encoding GntR family transcriptional regulator, with product MNPTFHADKPIYSQISDWMKKQMITGEWKGDDKLPSVREMGVMLSVNPNTVSRAYQELERTGYIYAKRGMGSFVTSDKAIFEQLKKELAEEITDRFLEEARSIGLDNEAAIELLTKRSSHHE from the coding sequence ATGAATCCAACCTTTCACGCGGATAAACCAATCTACAGTCAAATCTCTGACTGGATGAAAAAACAAATGATTACAGGCGAATGGAAAGGCGATGACAAGTTACCTTCTGTTCGAGAGATGGGCGTAATGCTTTCAGTGAACCCTAATACAGTAAGTCGCGCTTATCAAGAGCTAGAACGCACCGGTTATATTTATGCGAAACGCGGAATGGGTTCTTTTGTCACCTCAGACAAAGCGATTTTCGAACAACTAAAAAAAGAATTGGCCGAAGAAATAACAGATCGCTTTTTGGAAGAAGCAAGAAGTATCGGTCTAGATAATGAAGCAGCAATAGAATTACTAACAAAAAGGAGTAGCCACCATGAATGA